One genomic window of Aethina tumida isolate Nest 87 chromosome 3, icAetTumi1.1, whole genome shotgun sequence includes the following:
- the LOC109596905 gene encoding sialin isoform X1: protein MHIPFRFWIGVIIFMTTYTNYVMRVNISISALAMMTPKESENAQNKTEVKTSDCIVEKKERIKKEYHESDIFPRAEWTETQQGQVLAGYGYGYMIFSIPGGFLAEYFGPWKTIFWSTLGSIFATLLCVPANLVHWSAVMLVRVLIGMLGGVHYPALQNVISHWSPPKEKGKFMSAMFGNTMGTVMTFAVVGAISDVANWVWGFVFVASFASLYLILVAIVLSDSPEKSRWCSEEEKEYISSQLPPPKRKLIAPYKDILTSRPFWGLAICHLANLWGLFVLLTSVPKFFNDYLDFSLKESGALSAAPHIVRLLAGFLYGCVNDFFTKRAYCSMTIQRKGFVVFSHLLPSLCMFAMMFIGCNAYVGTVLLCMTLFFNAAVVCTTIYNPQDLAPNFAGTIFGIISTIGGISQFLVPVTTAAITEGGNTMDEWRWVFVLAGSIFLVGGLAFIFMGSSEKQPWNEPKETTL from the exons ATGC ATATACCGTTTCGATTTTGGATTGGAGTTATCATCTTCATGACGACCTACACTAATTACGTTATGAGAGTGAACATATCGATCAGCGCTTTAGCAATGATGACTCCTAAAGAGAGTGAGAATGCACAGAACAAAACAGAAGTCAAAACATCCGATTGCATCGTAGAAAAAAAAGAGCGAATCAAAAAAGAATACCACGAA tcGGACATATTTCCAAGAGCAGAATGGACTGAAACCCAGCAAGGACAGGTTTTGGCGGGTTACGGTTACGGTTATATGATCTTCTCTATTCCCGGAGGCTTCCTCGCCGAATACTTTGGTCCgtggaaaacaatattttggtCCACATTGGGATCCATCTTTGCAACTCTTCTTTGCGTCCCCGCAAACCTGGTCCATTGGTCGGCGGTGATGCTCGTCAGGGTTCTTATAGGAATGCTAGgc GGAGTTCATTATCCTGCCCTGCAAAATGTAATATCTCATTGGTCACCTCCGAAGGAAAAGGGCAAGTTTATGAGTGCGATGTTTGGTAACACAATGGGAACTGTCATGACTTTTGCTGTGGTTGGAGCAATTTCTGACGTCGCAAATTGGGTATGGGGCTTTGTGTTTGTTGCTAGTTTTGCCAGTTTATACTTGATCCTAGTTGCAATTGTTTTGTCTGATTCTCCCGAGAAAAGTCGGTGGTGTTCGGAAGAAGAAAAGGAGTACATCAGTTCACAACTGCCACCACCGAAAAGAAAG TTGATAGCCCCCTACAAGGATATTTTGACCTCGCGACCATTTTGGGGATTAGCAATTTGTCATTTAGCTAATTTATGGGGATTGTTTGTCCTTTTGACTtcagttccaaaattttttaatgattatttggatttttctttaaaagaaTCTGGTGCTCTTTCAGCAGCTCCCCATATTGTACGTCTTTTAGCCGGATTCCTATATGGATGTGTAAACGACTTTTTCACCAAACGAGCATATTGTTCCATGACCATACAAAGGAAAGGTTTTGTGGTATTTT ctcATTTGTTGCCCAGTTTATGTATGTTTGCCATGATGTTCATAGGATGTAATGCATATGTGGGCACAGTGCTACTCTGTATGACTCTGTTCTTCAACGCAGCGGTAGTTTGCACTACAATTTATAATCCGCAAGATTTGGCACCAAACTTTGCAGGAACCATTTTTGGCATTATCAGTACAATTGGAGGAATATCACAATTTTTAGTACCGGTTACAACTGCTGCCATTACTGAGGGTGGA AATACAATGGATGAATGGAGATGGGTATTTGTCTTGGCGGGTTCCATTTTCCTGGTTGGAGGTCtagcttttatttttatgggatCAAGTGAAAAGCAGCCTTGGAATGAACCTAAGGAAAcaacattataa
- the LOC126264933 gene encoding uncharacterized protein LOC126264933 produces MGRVKPCCVPGCNDRKTKRYSITTNKKTRPTWLQRINNEKLSQLDDKQIGNYLICGLHFEDSCKEANEKLRIGALPSLHLPGYVKTQNDNFLPPSPPETLTSTAKKIKENVGSTSNLEFSPVKSVLKPTKSYSRKRVFRVMETDTELNVIQEPENPSTSNTSMASSMLNYDTTMAAEYQQILPKRSKCKLY; encoded by the exons atggGTAGAGTAAAACCATGCTGTGTACCTGGGTGTAACGATAGAAAGACAAAAAG atacaGCATtactactaataaaaaaactcgCCCTACTTGGCttcaaagaattaataatgagAAACTTTCCCAATTGGATGATAAACAAATAGGAAATTACCTTATTTGTGGTTTACATTTTGAGGATAGCTGCAAAGAAGCTAATGAAAAACTACGAATTGGTGCCTTACCATCACTTCATTTACCTg gatACGTAAAAAcgcaaaatgataattttttgccTCCATCCCCTCCTGAAACCCTTACATCAActgctaaaaaaataaaag aaaatgtggGTAGTACTTCTAATCTAGAATTTAGTCCTGTAAAATCAGTACTAAAACCTACAAAAAGTTATAGCAGAAAACGGGTATTCAGAGTTATGGAAACTGATACAGAGTTAAACGTTATCCAAGAACCTGAAAATCCTTCAACTTCAAATACTTCAATGGCATCCTCCATGCTGAATTATGATACAACAATGGCAGCAGAATATCAGCAAATTCTTCCCAAAAGAAGTaagtgtaaattatattaa
- the LOC109596905 gene encoding sialin isoform X2: MHIPFRFWIGVIIFMTTYTNYVMRVNISISALAMMTPKESENAQNKTEVKTSDCIVEKKERIKKEYHESDIFPRAEWTETQQGQVLAGYGYGYMIFSIPGGFLAEYFGPWKTIFWSTLGSIFATLLCVPANLVHWSAVMLVRVLIGMLGGVHYPALQNVISHWSPPKEKGKFMSAMFGNTMGTVMTFAVVGAISDVANWVWGFVFVASFASLYLILVAIVLSDSPEKSRWCSEEEKEYISSQLPPPKRKLIAPYKDILTSRPFWGLAICHLANLWGLFVLLTSVPKFFNDYLDFSLKESGALSAAPHIVRLLAGFLYGCVNDFFTKRAYCSMTIQRKGFVVFSHLLPSLCMFAMMFIGCNAYVGTVLLCMTLFFNAAEPFLALSVQLEEYHNF; this comes from the exons ATGC ATATACCGTTTCGATTTTGGATTGGAGTTATCATCTTCATGACGACCTACACTAATTACGTTATGAGAGTGAACATATCGATCAGCGCTTTAGCAATGATGACTCCTAAAGAGAGTGAGAATGCACAGAACAAAACAGAAGTCAAAACATCCGATTGCATCGTAGAAAAAAAAGAGCGAATCAAAAAAGAATACCACGAA tcGGACATATTTCCAAGAGCAGAATGGACTGAAACCCAGCAAGGACAGGTTTTGGCGGGTTACGGTTACGGTTATATGATCTTCTCTATTCCCGGAGGCTTCCTCGCCGAATACTTTGGTCCgtggaaaacaatattttggtCCACATTGGGATCCATCTTTGCAACTCTTCTTTGCGTCCCCGCAAACCTGGTCCATTGGTCGGCGGTGATGCTCGTCAGGGTTCTTATAGGAATGCTAGgc GGAGTTCATTATCCTGCCCTGCAAAATGTAATATCTCATTGGTCACCTCCGAAGGAAAAGGGCAAGTTTATGAGTGCGATGTTTGGTAACACAATGGGAACTGTCATGACTTTTGCTGTGGTTGGAGCAATTTCTGACGTCGCAAATTGGGTATGGGGCTTTGTGTTTGTTGCTAGTTTTGCCAGTTTATACTTGATCCTAGTTGCAATTGTTTTGTCTGATTCTCCCGAGAAAAGTCGGTGGTGTTCGGAAGAAGAAAAGGAGTACATCAGTTCACAACTGCCACCACCGAAAAGAAAG TTGATAGCCCCCTACAAGGATATTTTGACCTCGCGACCATTTTGGGGATTAGCAATTTGTCATTTAGCTAATTTATGGGGATTGTTTGTCCTTTTGACTtcagttccaaaattttttaatgattatttggatttttctttaaaagaaTCTGGTGCTCTTTCAGCAGCTCCCCATATTGTACGTCTTTTAGCCGGATTCCTATATGGATGTGTAAACGACTTTTTCACCAAACGAGCATATTGTTCCATGACCATACAAAGGAAAGGTTTTGTGGTATTTT ctcATTTGTTGCCCAGTTTATGTATGTTTGCCATGATGTTCATAGGATGTAATGCATATGTGGGCACAGTGCTACTCTGTATGACTCTGTTCTTCAACGCAGCG GAACCATTTTTGGCATTATCAGTACAATTGGAGGAATATCACAATTTTTAG
- the LOC126264941 gene encoding cyclin-dependent kinase 5 activator 1-like, with protein sequence MAFKVPFRVWIGVLIFMTTFTNYVLRVKISISALTMSTPRQVPEFDDRPTVAPSECLPDTTKTTKTREAGDEDVAFINPANVVFVYMLVRELVDEDIDCEQDLQAVVLICLYLSYSYMGNEISYPLKPFLVEDSKDKFWDRCLEIVNRLSSNML encoded by the exons ATGG CTTTCAAAGTACCATTTAGAGTATGGATTGGTGTGCTAATCTTCATGACGACGTTCACCAATTATGTACTGAGAGTGAAAATATCGATTAGCGCTTTGACAATGTCTACACCACGACAAGTCCCTGAATTCGATGATAGACCTACAGTGGCGCCTTCCGAATGTCTCCCCGACACCACCAAAACTACCAAAACAAGAGAAGCGGGGGACGAa gATGTCGCTTTCATAAACCCAGCAAACGTGGTCTTTGTCTACATGTTGGTGCGCGAACTGGTGGACGAAGACATAGACTGCGAACAAGATCTGCAGGCGGTGGTGCTGATATGTCTTTACCTCAGTTATTCCTATATGGGCAACGAGATCTCCTACCCTCTGAAGCCGTTCCTCGTCGAGGATTCCAAGGACAAGTTCTGGGACAGGTGTCTCGAAATCGTGAACCGATTGTCCTCAAACATGCTCTGA
- the LOC109596905 gene encoding vesicular glutamate transporter 1 isoform X3 — protein MIFSIPGGFLAEYFGPWKTIFWSTLGSIFATLLCVPANLVHWSAVMLVRVLIGMLGGVHYPALQNVISHWSPPKEKGKFMSAMFGNTMGTVMTFAVVGAISDVANWVWGFVFVASFASLYLILVAIVLSDSPEKSRWCSEEEKEYISSQLPPPKRKLIAPYKDILTSRPFWGLAICHLANLWGLFVLLTSVPKFFNDYLDFSLKESGALSAAPHIVRLLAGFLYGCVNDFFTKRAYCSMTIQRKGFVVFSHLLPSLCMFAMMFIGCNAYVGTVLLCMTLFFNAAVVCTTIYNPQDLAPNFAGTIFGIISTIGGISQFLVPVTTAAITEGGNTMDEWRWVFVLAGSIFLVGGLAFIFMGSSEKQPWNEPKETTL, from the exons ATGATCTTCTCTATTCCCGGAGGCTTCCTCGCCGAATACTTTGGTCCgtggaaaacaatattttggtCCACATTGGGATCCATCTTTGCAACTCTTCTTTGCGTCCCCGCAAACCTGGTCCATTGGTCGGCGGTGATGCTCGTCAGGGTTCTTATAGGAATGCTAGgc GGAGTTCATTATCCTGCCCTGCAAAATGTAATATCTCATTGGTCACCTCCGAAGGAAAAGGGCAAGTTTATGAGTGCGATGTTTGGTAACACAATGGGAACTGTCATGACTTTTGCTGTGGTTGGAGCAATTTCTGACGTCGCAAATTGGGTATGGGGCTTTGTGTTTGTTGCTAGTTTTGCCAGTTTATACTTGATCCTAGTTGCAATTGTTTTGTCTGATTCTCCCGAGAAAAGTCGGTGGTGTTCGGAAGAAGAAAAGGAGTACATCAGTTCACAACTGCCACCACCGAAAAGAAAG TTGATAGCCCCCTACAAGGATATTTTGACCTCGCGACCATTTTGGGGATTAGCAATTTGTCATTTAGCTAATTTATGGGGATTGTTTGTCCTTTTGACTtcagttccaaaattttttaatgattatttggatttttctttaaaagaaTCTGGTGCTCTTTCAGCAGCTCCCCATATTGTACGTCTTTTAGCCGGATTCCTATATGGATGTGTAAACGACTTTTTCACCAAACGAGCATATTGTTCCATGACCATACAAAGGAAAGGTTTTGTGGTATTTT ctcATTTGTTGCCCAGTTTATGTATGTTTGCCATGATGTTCATAGGATGTAATGCATATGTGGGCACAGTGCTACTCTGTATGACTCTGTTCTTCAACGCAGCGGTAGTTTGCACTACAATTTATAATCCGCAAGATTTGGCACCAAACTTTGCAGGAACCATTTTTGGCATTATCAGTACAATTGGAGGAATATCACAATTTTTAGTACCGGTTACAACTGCTGCCATTACTGAGGGTGGA AATACAATGGATGAATGGAGATGGGTATTTGTCTTGGCGGGTTCCATTTTCCTGGTTGGAGGTCtagcttttatttttatgggatCAAGTGAAAAGCAGCCTTGGAATGAACCTAAGGAAAcaacattataa